The DNA window CCGAGCGACAACTACCATCGTACGCTTCTGCGTGCCTGCCGCTGATCGTGTCGGCTACCGCCTTCGCGGCCAAGGTCGCCGGGTGCCCGCCGCGCAGGGGCGCTGCTCAGGAGTAAGGTGTGAACGTCGCCCGGGACCCCGGTCATCCGCACGGCATATGTCCGCTTCGGACGACCCGGGTCGGAGCCAGTCTTGGACGAGCGAATCAGCGAGACCCGTCCCCGCTTGCGAGTCGCTTCTCGCACCCGCGTGCCTGTGCTCCGATTGACCGCGTCCGATTGTGGTCGCGGGGCCGATCCCGGTACGGCGAACCGATGAACTCCGATCGCAGAATCCGGCTGTGGACCCTGGTCGTGGACGTGGCCCGGGGCGGGACGGTCGCGGTCGAGCACGTCTGCGCCGCGTCGGTGGCGGTCGCCGGCGTCGACTCTGCCGCTGTCGCGGTGACGCTGCGCGCCACCCCCCGCGAGATGCTGTGTGCCAGTGACCGGACCGCGTCGGAACTGGAGGACCTGACCCTCACCCTCGGTGAGGGTCCGTGCGTGGACGCGATCACCGGCGGGCCGCATCTGGTCGCCGATCTGGCGGCGCCGGAATGCCTGGCCCGCTGGCCGGCGTTCGCCCCGGCGGCGGTGCGCGCCGGGGTCCGTGCGGTGTTCGCGCTGCCGCTCCAGGTCGGCGGGATCCGTCTCGGTGTACTGGACCTCTACCGTGCGCGGTCTGGCGGCCTCGACGGCGAGCAGCTGACCGACGCCCTGGTGTTGGCTGACACGGCGTGCGCGGTGCTGCTCGATGGCGCGCGGCCGGACCGGCACGAGCGTTGGCCCGAGCAGGCCGGTCTGCAGCATCCCGAGGTGCACCAGGCCACGGGGATGGTCACGGTCCAGTTGGGGGTGACCGCGGCGGTGGCGCTGATCCGGTTACGCGCCTTCG is part of the Micromonospora cremea genome and encodes:
- a CDS encoding GAF and ANTAR domain-containing protein, with the translated sequence MNSDRRIRLWTLVVDVARGGTVAVEHVCAASVAVAGVDSAAVAVTLRATPREMLCASDRTASELEDLTLTLGEGPCVDAITGGPHLVADLAAPECLARWPAFAPAAVRAGVRAVFALPLQVGGIRLGVLDLYRARSGGLDGEQLTDALVLADTACAVLLDGARPDRHERWPEQAGLQHPEVHQATGMVTVQLGVTAAVALIRLRAFAYSHGRRLRDVAGDVVARRLRFDSTDDARDGGAG